The following are from one region of the Bacteroidales bacterium genome:
- a CDS encoding deoxynucleoside kinase, protein MEYNFIVIEGNIGAGKTTLAKNIAKDFNAKFIPEDFAENPFLPKFYKNPDKYSFPLELSFLADRYQQLNNEIRDRDLFKSFIVSDYYFTKSLIFAQNTLSDDEFQLYRRIFNIIYSSLPKPDLYVYLYLDINNLKKNINRRGRLYEKDIKPEYLDNIQKGYFEYMRLHDNEFKFLVIDTNKIDFVRKQADYERIKGIIFEKKYEIGINRVIM, encoded by the coding sequence ATGGAATACAATTTCATAGTTATAGAAGGTAATATAGGTGCAGGAAAAACAACTCTTGCTAAAAATATAGCAAAAGACTTTAATGCGAAATTTATTCCCGAAGACTTTGCTGAAAATCCTTTTCTCCCTAAATTTTATAAAAATCCCGATAAATATTCTTTTCCGTTGGAATTGTCTTTTCTTGCCGATCGATATCAACAGTTAAATAATGAGATAAGGGATCGTGATTTGTTTAAATCATTTATTGTCTCTGATTATTATTTTACGAAGTCATTGATTTTTGCTCAAAATACATTGTCAGATGATGAATTTCAACTTTACAGAAGAATCTTTAATATTATTTATTCGTCTCTTCCGAAACCTGATCTTTATGTTTATTTGTATTTGGATATTAATAATTTAAAGAAGAATATAAACAGAAGAGGCAGATTATATGAAAAAGATATTAAACCTGAATATCTTGATAACATACAAAAAGGATATTTTGAATATATGAGATTACACGATAACGAATTTAAATTTTTGGTAATTGATACAAATAAAATCGATTTTGTTAGAAAACAAGCTGATTACGAAAGAATTAAAGGAATTATTTTTGAAAAAAAATATGAAATCGGAATAAACAGAGTAATTATGTAA
- a CDS encoding prolyl oligopeptidase family serine peptidase, giving the protein MKHLLIPLLFIFLFSCNQEEVKENDFNYPETAKDSTVDDYFGTNVEDPYRWLEDDNSDETKAWVTAQNEVTFGYLHKIPFRQKIIDRLTEIYNYERFSTPFKEAGKYFFYKNDGLQNQSVLYIQDDLNSEPKVLLDPNKLSEDGTVALSGIEISKDGKHLVYSISRGGSDWNEIYVKDIETSEILEDHIEWVKFSGITWFENGFFYSRFPETKEDEELTTANQNQKVYYHVLGTEQKDDKLIFENKEKPNRMYGVSLTDDDKYLFLYESETTSGNGLYVKDLSKPNSDFKRIAEGFESDYMPVDHINGKLLILTNDNAPKYKLVEIDVNDLLKENWKDIIPESENVLEDVSIGANKLIVSYMEDAKSKVFMYNFDGTGKTELTLPGIGTMTSFSSDKGEDIAFYSFTSYTVPSVIYKYSFKSEISEVYKKPDVKGLNFDEYVTKQVFYKSKDGTKIPMFITHKKDIKLDGTNPTLLYGYGGFNISLTPGFSISKMIWLENGGVYVVANLRGGGEYGEEWHKSGTLLQKQNVFDDFIAAAEYLIDKKYTSSDKLAVEGGSNGGLLIGAVTNQRPELFAVSLAHVGVMDMLRYQYFTIGRAWSSDYGLSEDSTMFNYLYKYSPLHNIKEGINYPATLVLTADHDDRVVPAHSFKYIATLQEKYSGNNPVIIRIETKAGHGAGKPIAKRIEQSADIFSFVYDNMGINPYKE; this is encoded by the coding sequence ATGAAACATTTACTAATTCCCTTATTATTTATTTTTTTATTTTCTTGTAATCAAGAAGAAGTAAAAGAGAACGATTTTAATTATCCTGAAACAGCAAAGGACAGTACTGTTGATGACTACTTCGGAACAAATGTTGAAGACCCGTACAGATGGTTGGAAGATGATAATTCTGACGAGACAAAAGCGTGGGTTACAGCTCAAAATGAAGTAACTTTCGGATACTTGCATAAAATACCGTTTCGTCAAAAGATTATTGACAGGTTGACCGAAATCTATAATTATGAACGATTTTCTACTCCTTTCAAAGAAGCAGGCAAATATTTTTTTTACAAAAATGACGGATTGCAAAATCAAAGTGTGCTTTACATTCAAGATGATTTAAATTCAGAACCGAAAGTTCTCTTGGATCCCAATAAATTATCAGAGGACGGAACGGTAGCTTTATCAGGTATCGAAATTTCTAAAGACGGTAAGCATCTTGTATATTCCATATCCAGGGGCGGTTCTGATTGGAATGAGATTTATGTGAAAGATATTGAAACAAGTGAAATTTTGGAAGATCATATTGAATGGGTAAAATTTTCCGGTATTACATGGTTTGAGAACGGCTTTTTTTACAGCAGATTTCCCGAAACTAAAGAAGACGAAGAACTAACTACAGCAAATCAAAATCAAAAAGTTTATTATCATGTTTTGGGTACTGAACAAAAAGATGATAAACTGATATTTGAAAATAAGGAGAAGCCAAACAGAATGTATGGAGTTAGTTTAACTGACGATGATAAGTACTTATTTTTATATGAATCTGAAACTACAAGCGGAAACGGTTTATATGTTAAAGACTTATCAAAACCAAATTCGGATTTTAAAAGAATTGCAGAAGGTTTTGAGTCTGACTATATGCCTGTTGATCATATAAACGGAAAACTATTAATTTTAACGAATGACAATGCACCTAAGTATAAATTAGTTGAAATTGATGTTAATGACCTCTTAAAGGAGAATTGGAAAGATATTATTCCGGAATCCGAAAATGTGCTTGAAGATGTTAGTATCGGAGCAAATAAATTGATAGTGAGTTATATGGAGGATGCGAAAAGCAAAGTATTTATGTACAATTTTGACGGAACCGGGAAAACTGAACTTACATTACCCGGAATCGGAACAATGACTTCTTTCAGTTCGGATAAAGGAGAAGATATTGCTTTTTACTCATTTACATCCTATACTGTACCTTCGGTTATTTATAAGTACAGTTTTAAAAGCGAAATTTCTGAAGTTTATAAAAAACCTGATGTGAAAGGACTTAATTTTGATGAATATGTTACCAAACAAGTTTTTTATAAAAGCAAAGACGGAACAAAAATTCCTATGTTCATTACTCATAAAAAAGATATTAAATTAGACGGTACAAATCCGACATTGTTATACGGATACGGAGGATTTAACATTAGTTTAACACCCGGTTTCAGTATTTCCAAAATGATATGGTTAGAAAACGGTGGTGTTTATGTTGTAGCAAACCTGAGAGGTGGAGGAGAATACGGTGAAGAATGGCACAAATCTGGAACTTTGTTGCAAAAACAAAATGTGTTTGATGATTTTATTGCTGCTGCGGAATATTTGATTGATAAAAAATACACTTCTTCCGATAAGTTGGCTGTAGAAGGCGGCTCAAACGGCGGTTTATTAATTGGTGCCGTAACAAATCAAAGACCTGAATTATTTGCCGTTTCCTTGGCACATGTTGGTGTAATGGATATGCTCAGGTATCAATATTTTACTATTGGCCGTGCATGGTCAAGTGATTATGGCTTAAGTGAAGATTCAACAATGTTCAATTATCTTTATAAATATTCCCCTTTACATAATATAAAAGAAGGTATAAATTATCCTGCCACTTTGGTTCTTACTGCTGATCATGACGACAGGGTAGTACCGGCACATTCTTTTAAATATATAGCAACTTTGCAAGAAAAATATTCAGGCAATAATCCGGTTATTATAAGAATAGAAACCAAAGCCGGACACGGTGCCGGCAAACCTATTGCAAAAAGAATTGAGCAAAGTGCAGATATATTTTCTTTTGTTTATGATAACATGGGTATAAATCCTTATAAAGAATAA